In Papaver somniferum cultivar HN1 chromosome 1, ASM357369v1, whole genome shotgun sequence, a genomic segment contains:
- the LOC113274002 gene encoding GDSL esterase/lipase At4g10955-like, protein MTSRDPYAYDVCGPKKLSTPGVTEIFSSSWYDGDHKRKVLACFVQAVYLLELDRQGNRTPKTALAPKWLEPSNYKLSETLVDERDGSIFGAVLEWAGYAVLRPRGAPKAILALRGNLIKGLTMIIDFTDDIRLFACENLEGSVRFSAATKALKSSVNRFGDCNVCIAGHSLGTGFAIQVGKAFAKQKVFIETHLFNLPSVSLECVWNNLKSIFAFSGEDDTGDEKVCATIMKWGLHFYVNKSDFLCSEADTEVIQNRSTSSCNSPAAKLFVHSKEKKSVSDAHGIMQWWEDGLMLKAFPNSKLIDRHLKSLMS, encoded by the exons ATGACTTCTCGTGATCCTTATGCTTACGATGTTTGTGGACCTAAAAAGCTTTCTACTCCTGGTGTGACCGAGATTTTCAGTTCTAGCTG GTATGATGGAGATCACAAGAGAAAAGTACTAGCGTGCTTCGTACAAGCAGTATACTTACTTGAACTAGACAGACAAGGGAATAGGACACCAAAAACTGCTCTTGCTCCAAAATGGTTGGAACCCTCTAATTACAAGCTTTCAGAAACCCTGGTGGATGAAAGAGATGGATCCATTTTTGGTGCAGTACTAGAGTGGGCTGGTTATGCAGTATTAAGGCCTCGTGGTGCACCGAAAGCTATTTTAGCACTAAGAGGGAATTTAATAAAAGGCTTGACAATGATAATAGATTTCACAGATGATATTCGGCTTTTTGCATGTGAAAACTTGGAAGGATCTGTAAGATTTAGTGCAGCTACGAAAGCTTTAAAGTCGTCTGTGAATAGATTTGGTGATTGTAATGTATGCATTGCAGGACATTCGTTAGGAACTGGTTTTGCAATTCAAGTGGGTAAAGCATTTGCGAAACAAAAAGTTTTTATTGAGACGCATTTGTTTAACCTACCATCAGTTTCTCTTGAGTGTGTTTGGAATAATCTCAAATCGATATTTGCATTTAGTGGTGAGGATGACACAGGAGATGAGAAAGTTTGTGcaacaattatgaaatggggtctTCATTTTTATGTCAATAAGAGTGATTTCCTTTGTTCCGAAGCCGATACTGAAGTGATACAAAACAGGAGCACAAGTAGTTGTAATTCCCCAGCAGCAAAGCTTTTTGTGCattcaaaggaaaagaaaagtgtTTCTGATGCTCATGGGATAATGCAGTGGTGGGAAGATGGTTTGATGCTTAAGGCTTTCCCGAACAGTAAGCTCATAGATAGACATCTCAAGAGCCTCATGTCTTAA
- the LOC113321113 gene encoding alpha-hordothionin-like, producing MEAGKCVRVPLGALVMGVLILGLFLVQTPVEAKSCCKSTVGRNCYNACRLRFARQVCASTCSCKIVGGNRCPPGYPKLSGFLNSEEFEDKAVEEANLINEYCKLGCVASECDNKITTLQKSEEEVERCNNACLELCNKNSNIVAVTA from the exons ATGGAAGCAGGCAAATGTGTGAGAGTCCCTCTGGGCGCTCTAGTTATGGGCGTACTCATATTGGGGCTGTTTCTAGTGCAGACTCCGGTAGAGGCTAAGAGCTGTTGTAAGAGCACCGTGGGAAGAAACTGCTATAACGCTTGCCGTTTAAGATTTGCCAGGCAAGTTTGTGCATCAACCTGTAGCTGCAAAATTGTTGGAGGAAACAGGTGCCCCCCTGGTTACCCTAAATTAAGCGGTTTTCTAAACTCGG AGGAGTTTGAAGACAAAGCCGTGGAGGAGGCAAATCTAATCAATGAGTACTGCAAGTTGGGGTGTGTAGCTTCCGAGTGTGATAACAAAATTACTACTCTCCAAAAGTCCG aggaagaggtggaaagatgtAACAATGCATGCTTGGAGCTCTGCAACAAGAATTCCAATATTGTAGCTGTTACGGCTTAA